The Deltaproteobacteria bacterium genome includes a window with the following:
- a CDS encoding FAD-dependent oxidoreductase codes for MAETDVLVVGSGPGGLAAALASAREGVDTMLVERYGCFGGNITQAQVESIAWYRHEGTVEAGGIGVEFERRAKEMGGTHRDYESLGEYLDADYFKYVADKMVQEAAIVPLLHCFAVDTIMEGNTIKGVITESKSGRQAILAKRVIDATGDADIAYHAGAPHRKASKQELMSVTVSFGCSGVDVERFLQYVEQLRPRLRDWARETSGKEDDLFSPYMDEPFRKAREAGEIPEDIWIEAFWHSLTEEGEAKHINAVRVLGIDPTDVWDLTRAEMEGRQHAMWCLEALRKYAPGFERAKLRTFGSSLGTRESRKIIGKYNITEQDVRNEARFEDSIGIFPEFLDAYGLVIIPTTGRYFHVPYGIILPKKVENLLVAGRCVAGDKISHAATRQMMCCTVTGQGAGVAAAVSLKENVECRGVDVSKVQKALERQGVRIR; via the coding sequence ATGGCGGAGACGGATGTTCTGGTGGTGGGAAGCGGTCCCGGGGGCCTGGCCGCTGCTCTGGCATCGGCCAGGGAAGGCGTGGATACCATGCTGGTAGAGAGATATGGTTGCTTTGGAGGGAATATCACCCAGGCTCAGGTAGAGTCTATCGCATGGTACAGGCATGAGGGGACGGTTGAGGCGGGAGGGATAGGTGTTGAGTTTGAAAGACGCGCCAAGGAGATGGGGGGAACCCACAGGGACTATGAATCCCTGGGGGAGTATCTCGATGCCGACTATTTCAAGTATGTGGCCGACAAGATGGTGCAGGAGGCAGCTATCGTCCCTCTTCTTCACTGCTTTGCCGTCGATACGATCATGGAGGGAAACACCATCAAGGGGGTCATCACGGAAAGCAAATCCGGAAGGCAGGCCATACTGGCCAAGAGAGTTATCGATGCTACGGGTGATGCGGACATAGCCTACCACGCAGGCGCTCCACACCGCAAAGCCTCAAAGCAGGAGCTCATGTCTGTGACGGTGAGCTTCGGGTGCAGCGGGGTCGACGTCGAGAGATTTCTCCAATACGTGGAGCAACTCCGTCCCCGCTTGCGCGACTGGGCAAGAGAGACCTCTGGGAAAGAGGACGATCTTTTCAGCCCTTATATGGACGAACCTTTCAGGAAGGCCAGAGAGGCCGGTGAGATCCCTGAGGACATATGGATAGAGGCTTTCTGGCATAGTCTCACCGAGGAAGGAGAGGCCAAGCACATAAATGCGGTTCGTGTCCTGGGTATAGATCCCACGGACGTCTGGGACCTGACTAGGGCGGAGATGGAAGGGAGGCAGCATGCCATGTGGTGTCTGGAGGCCCTGAGAAAGTATGCTCCTGGATTCGAAAGGGCCAAACTCAGGACCTTTGGTTCGTCTCTGGGCACCAGGGAATCGAGAAAGATAATCGGCAAGTATAATATTACCGAACAGGACGTGAGAAACGAAGCACGTTTTGAGGATTCTATCGGCATATTTCCGGAATTTCTCGACGCATACGGCCTGGTAATCATCCCTACCACTGGGAGATACTTTCACGTTCCCTATGGCATCATACTCCCAAAGAAGGTGGAGAACCTCCTGGTTGCCGGTCGGTGTGTGGCAGGAGACAAAATCTCCCATGCAGCCACCCGCCAGATGATGTGTTGCACTGTTACGGGCCAGGGGGCAGGGGTGGCTGCCGCGGTTTCGCTAAAGGAGAATGTTGAGTGCAGAGGGGTCGATGTCTCCAAGGTTCAGAAGGCACTGGAAAGACAGGGCGTCAGGATCCGTTAG